The following proteins come from a genomic window of Gottfriedia acidiceleris:
- a CDS encoding ABC transporter ATP-binding protein, which translates to MSTSAIETEKLTLSYDDRTIINELNFQVPKGRITVLIGANGCGKSTLLRSLARLLQPKSGTILLDGKEISKRPTKEIARNLSILPQSPVAPEGLTVFQLVKQGRYPYQTWLKQWSKEDEEKVNHALKMTNMHELKDQLVDSLSGGQRQRAWIAMTLAQDTDTILLDEPTTYLDLTHQIEILDLLYELNEKEQRTIVMVLHDINLACRYAHNVVAILNGDVYAEGDPENIINQNLICDVFCMNCDIVKDPLFGTPLCIPHGRGRKII; encoded by the coding sequence ATGTCAACGAGCGCAATCGAAACAGAAAAATTAACGTTATCATATGATGATCGTACAATTATAAACGAGTTAAATTTTCAAGTCCCAAAAGGAAGAATCACAGTTTTAATTGGAGCTAATGGATGTGGAAAATCTACATTACTTCGTTCACTTGCAAGATTACTTCAACCAAAAAGTGGAACGATCTTACTTGATGGAAAAGAAATTAGTAAGCGACCTACAAAGGAAATTGCACGTAATCTTTCAATCCTGCCTCAAAGTCCTGTTGCACCAGAAGGTTTAACCGTTTTTCAATTAGTAAAACAAGGAAGATATCCATATCAAACTTGGTTAAAACAATGGTCAAAAGAAGATGAAGAAAAAGTAAATCATGCTTTGAAAATGACGAATATGCATGAATTAAAGGATCAATTAGTCGATTCTTTATCTGGTGGACAACGTCAACGTGCTTGGATTGCGATGACATTGGCTCAGGACACAGATACAATTTTATTAGATGAACCAACAACCTATTTGGATTTAACACATCAAATCGAGATTTTAGACTTACTTTACGAATTAAATGAAAAAGAGCAGCGTACAATTGTTATGGTACTACATGATATAAACTTAGCATGTCGATATGCACACAACGTTGTTGCAATTTTAAACGGTGATGTATACGCAGAAGGAGACCCAGAAAACATCATAAATCAGAACTTAATCTGTGACGTTTTCTGTATGAACTGCGATATTGTGAAGGATCCATTATTCGGAACGCCACTTTGCATACCTCATGGCCGTGGAAGAAAAATAATTTAG
- a CDS encoding FecCD family ABC transporter permease produces the protein MNMIKLRNKYFSLLFNKRSFSVLIIALLLLISSFIVSLTIGDRYISIPKVLSVIFGEGEKIDELFIQAFRMPRIIIAIFAGISLAIAGAILQGLVRNPLASPDILGITGGAGAAVVLFFAIFSDNRTNQLTVSIKWLPLAAFIGAIISLVFVYALAYKDGELKPLRLVLVGVGFSALAQATTSFFMIIGPIFRATEANMWLTGSVYGANWEQVKIISVWTLVLIVLALSFIRQINTQQLGDEVSTSLGVQVEKNRLILLFISTALVAGAVAFAGAIAFVGLIAPHIARKIVGASYGVLIPLSGIIGAIMVLVADTIGRTVFSPIQIPAGVFTAVIGAPYFIYLLFKTGKR, from the coding sequence ATGAACATGATCAAATTAAGAAACAAGTACTTTTCTCTACTATTTAATAAACGATCATTTTCCGTTTTAATAATTGCCCTTCTTTTACTGATCAGTTCATTTATAGTGAGCTTAACCATAGGTGACCGTTATATCTCAATTCCAAAAGTATTATCTGTTATTTTTGGTGAAGGGGAAAAAATAGATGAATTATTTATTCAAGCATTTCGAATGCCACGAATCATCATTGCAATTTTTGCTGGGATTTCTTTAGCGATTGCTGGAGCAATTCTTCAAGGGCTAGTTAGAAATCCACTAGCATCTCCAGATATTCTTGGGATAACAGGTGGAGCTGGCGCTGCCGTTGTATTATTTTTCGCTATTTTTAGTGATAATCGTACTAATCAATTAACAGTAAGTATAAAATGGCTACCATTAGCGGCATTTATCGGTGCCATCATAAGTTTAGTTTTTGTATATGCTTTAGCTTATAAGGATGGGGAATTAAAACCATTAAGATTAGTTTTAGTAGGAGTAGGATTTTCGGCATTAGCTCAAGCGACAACTTCATTCTTTATGATTATTGGCCCTATTTTTAGAGCAACTGAAGCGAATATGTGGTTAACCGGGAGCGTCTATGGAGCGAACTGGGAACAAGTTAAAATCATTTCAGTCTGGACGTTAGTTTTAATCGTATTAGCATTATCGTTTATTAGACAGATCAATACGCAGCAACTTGGAGATGAAGTTTCAACAAGCTTAGGAGTTCAGGTAGAAAAAAATCGCCTAATCTTGTTATTTATAAGTACAGCATTAGTAGCTGGTGCAGTTGCATTTGCAGGAGCAATCGCATTTGTTGGACTAATTGCACCTCATATTGCTCGGAAAATAGTTGGTGCTTCTTACGGTGTATTGATTCCCTTATCTGGAATCATCGGTGCCATCATGGTATTGGTAGCTGATACAATTGGAAGAACGGTGTTTAGTCCAATTCAAATACCTGCTGGTGTATTTACTGCTGTAATTGGTGCACCATATTTTATCTATTTATTATTTAAGACTGGAAAAAGGTGA
- a CDS encoding FecCD family ABC transporter permease, with amino-acid sequence MLIHPRSRVIVLVACILLLVICFFSSILLGYTDTSFTSLIHSFTQFDGSNEQLIIQNVRVPRAIIAAIVGASLAIAGLFMQVLTKNPLASPSVLGINAGASMLIVLSITFFHLQSPNATIWLSFMGATLSAVFVFGLSSIGKDGATPLKITLAGVSIAAMFSSITQGLLVTNEVALEQVLFWLAGSVQGRSLDSLHMVLPYIVIAWVVSFALGGKINTFMLGEDVSRALGQNTALLKTTLVVLVIILAGGAVSIAGPIGLVGIIVPQIVRMFVKNDYRWMIPFCGIFGAILLLLADVGSRYILMPEETPVGIMTAVIGAPFFIYLARKGGTVK; translated from the coding sequence ATGCTTATTCATCCAAGATCAAGAGTTATTGTATTAGTTGCTTGTATTTTATTATTAGTGATCTGTTTTTTTTCTAGTATTTTACTAGGGTATACGGATACTAGTTTTACAAGCTTAATTCATTCATTTACACAATTTGATGGGTCTAATGAACAGTTAATTATTCAAAATGTTCGAGTTCCAAGAGCCATTATTGCTGCAATAGTAGGAGCAAGTTTAGCAATCGCTGGTTTATTTATGCAAGTTTTAACTAAAAATCCTCTAGCATCACCAAGCGTTCTAGGAATTAACGCTGGTGCCTCGATGTTAATTGTACTTAGTATCACTTTTTTTCATTTACAATCACCTAATGCGACTATATGGCTTTCATTTATGGGAGCTACATTATCAGCGGTATTTGTATTTGGTTTAAGTTCAATAGGGAAAGACGGAGCGACACCATTAAAAATTACTTTGGCTGGTGTTTCAATTGCAGCTATGTTTAGCTCAATCACCCAAGGTTTGCTAGTAACTAACGAAGTGGCATTAGAGCAAGTACTATTTTGGCTAGCTGGTTCTGTTCAAGGGCGTTCACTTGATTCTTTACATATGGTACTACCATATATCGTAATAGCTTGGGTAGTCTCATTTGCACTTGGTGGGAAGATTAATACATTCATGTTAGGAGAAGATGTATCTAGAGCTTTAGGTCAAAATACAGCTTTATTAAAAACGACATTAGTTGTATTAGTCATCATTTTAGCCGGTGGTGCTGTAAGTATAGCAGGACCAATAGGATTAGTCGGTATAATTGTCCCTCAAATAGTTAGAATGTTCGTTAAAAATGATTATCGTTGGATGATTCCGTTTTGTGGCATTTTCGGAGCAATTTTACTTCTTTTAGCTGATGTAGGATCTCGTTACATTTTAATGCCAGAAGAAACGCCAGTTGGTATTATGACCGCAGTTATTGGTGCACCATTTTTTATTTACTTAGCAAGAAAAGGCGGTACAGTAAAATGA
- a CDS encoding MarR family winged helix-turn-helix transcriptional regulator, giving the protein MNKENQLLLENQLCFSIYACSREITKLYRPILDEIGITYPQYLALLSLWEKDQQTVKELGETLFLDSGTLTPMLKRMESAGLIFRKRDSSDERKVFITLTEEGTKLKEKAFCIPEKFFKESNTTQEEFLTILNQTKALLKKVQSANENKNR; this is encoded by the coding sequence ATGAATAAAGAAAATCAGCTTTTGCTTGAAAATCAATTATGCTTTTCAATTTATGCTTGTTCTCGAGAAATTACTAAATTATATCGACCAATTTTAGATGAAATCGGTATAACGTATCCGCAATATCTTGCCTTGCTTTCACTTTGGGAAAAAGACCAACAAACTGTGAAAGAACTTGGAGAGACTCTTTTTTTAGACTCAGGAACTCTTACACCAATGCTAAAACGAATGGAATCTGCGGGACTAATTTTCCGTAAACGTGATTCAAGTGATGAGAGAAAAGTATTTATTACATTAACTGAAGAAGGTACTAAATTAAAAGAAAAAGCTTTTTGTATACCTGAGAAGTTTTTCAAGGAAAGTAATACTACCCAAGAGGAATTTTTAACAATATTAAACCAAACAAAAGCATTATTAAAGAAAGTTCAATCTGCAAACGAAAATAAAAATAGATAA
- a CDS encoding phosphate ABC transporter ATP-binding protein, protein MSLSINNISVDILGSSILKNIHFQTNKGEIFCLIGTSGAGKSTLLRTLNRLQSISQGEIHLNGQSIYKMTPQNLRKSAVMILQTPSLFEGTVEDNILYGVKINSSYDKTDSKTVAKSLLEKVGLETKLLDRNASTLSIGQQQRVSIARAIVMKPTILLCDEITSALDPQSTLHIQELLVTLKKEENLTIILVTHNMDLVQQIADRVGLLIDGKLVEVSPVNEFFMNPSTELGKNFLSTIA, encoded by the coding sequence ATGTCCTTATCAATTAACAATATAAGTGTAGATATTTTGGGAAGTTCAATCCTTAAAAACATTCATTTTCAAACGAATAAGGGTGAGATTTTTTGCCTAATTGGAACTTCAGGAGCGGGGAAGTCGACATTGCTTCGGACATTAAATCGATTACAGTCAATTAGTCAAGGTGAAATTCATTTAAATGGACAATCAATATACAAAATGACTCCTCAAAATTTAAGAAAAAGTGCTGTAATGATCCTACAAACTCCTTCATTATTTGAAGGGACTGTTGAGGATAATATTTTGTATGGAGTCAAAATAAATAGTAGCTATGACAAGACAGATTCCAAAACAGTAGCGAAATCTTTATTAGAAAAAGTAGGATTAGAGACGAAATTACTTGATCGTAATGCTTCAACACTTTCGATTGGTCAACAGCAAAGAGTTTCGATCGCAAGAGCAATAGTAATGAAACCAACTATTTTATTATGTGATGAAATTACTTCAGCATTAGATCCACAATCGACTCTACATATTCAGGAGCTTCTAGTAACTTTAAAAAAAGAAGAAAATTTAACGATTATTCTTGTTACACATAATATGGATTTAGTTCAACAAATAGCTGATCGAGTAGGGTTACTAATTGACGGTAAATTAGTAGAAGTGAGTCCAGTTAATGAATTTTTTATGAATCCAAGCACAGAACTAGGGAAAAATTTTCTTTCTACAATTGCTTAA
- a CDS encoding organic hydroperoxide resistance protein, which translates to MEKLYTATATATGGRDGRVISSDDFINLSLKPPVELGGPGGATNPEQLFAAGYSACFDSALNLVARQQKIKLESTSVTANITIGKDPADGGFKLAAQLDVKVQGVPTEVAVELVKAAHGVCPYSKATRGNMDVQLRVIG; encoded by the coding sequence ATGGAAAAATTATATACTGCTACAGCAACTGCAACAGGTGGACGTGACGGAAGGGTTATTTCATCAGATGATTTTATTAATTTATCACTTAAACCACCAGTGGAATTAGGCGGACCTGGTGGAGCAACGAATCCAGAACAACTTTTTGCCGCTGGCTATTCAGCTTGCTTTGATAGTGCACTAAATTTAGTAGCTCGCCAACAAAAAATTAAATTAGAATCTACATCAGTTACTGCAAACATAACAATTGGTAAAGACCCTGCTGATGGAGGTTTCAAATTAGCTGCTCAACTTGATGTAAAAGTACAAGGTGTTCCAACAGAGGTAGCTGTAGAACTAGTAAAAGCAGCTCATGGCGTTTGCCCATATTCAAAAGCAACTAGAGGAAACATGGATGTACAATTAAGAGTAATCGGATAA
- a CDS encoding ABC transporter permease, whose product MEGNLHITGVSLTFLLIMIAIALSYYQKLGVEKDIGISSVRAVIQLMIMGYVLEYILQIEHFLIVIIILFCMILFGAYTSSKRSQQIEGAFFISFISILLGVMISLGVVLVANKIALKAQYVIPISSMIISTSMNANSLALTRLRAEIRANKNQIEAALCLGATTKQASNSVIKNAIKAALIPSIDRAKTVGIVTLPGSMTGMIFAGISPLYAIKYQLLIECILIGAIAISVFSSTLLSYRKFFTKDDSLKYETIIEQG is encoded by the coding sequence ATGGAAGGTAATTTGCATATTACAGGAGTATCTTTGACATTTTTATTAATTATGATTGCTATCGCCTTATCCTATTATCAAAAGCTTGGTGTTGAAAAAGACATTGGCATTTCTTCAGTTAGGGCCGTCATTCAATTAATGATCATGGGTTATGTACTTGAATACATACTGCAAATTGAGCATTTTTTAATTGTCATCATTATTTTATTTTGTATGATTTTATTCGGTGCTTATACTTCGAGTAAAAGGTCACAACAAATTGAAGGCGCATTTTTTATTTCATTTATTAGTATTTTGCTAGGCGTTATGATTTCTTTAGGAGTCGTATTGGTAGCAAACAAAATTGCATTAAAAGCTCAATATGTTATTCCAATATCTAGTATGATTATTAGTACATCAATGAATGCAAATAGCTTAGCCTTAACAAGGCTCAGAGCTGAAATTCGGGCAAATAAAAATCAAATTGAAGCTGCATTATGCTTAGGGGCAACAACAAAACAAGCTTCAAATAGTGTCATAAAAAATGCAATTAAGGCTGCCTTAATTCCATCAATTGATCGAGCTAAAACAGTAGGAATTGTTACTTTACCAGGCTCGATGACGGGAATGATTTTTGCAGGTATAAGTCCTTTATATGCGATTAAATATCAGTTGCTCATAGAATGTATTTTAATTGGCGCAATCGCAATTAGTGTATTCTCCTCAACACTTCTATCCTATAGAAAATTCTTCACAAAAGATGATTCATTGAAATATGAAACGATAATAGAACAAGGATAG